The Candidatus Neomarinimicrobiota bacterium genomic sequence ACCCACACCGAGGATGGCCACGTTGGGCTGGTTGATAATGGGTAGCCCGATGATGCTTCCAAAAACCCCGAAATTGGTAATGGTGAAGGTGCTCCCGACGGCCTCATCGGGCTTCAACTGGCCATCGCGGGCGCGCTGAGCAAGGTCGCTCATGCTGCGGGCCACCCCCAGGAAATTGAGCTCTTCCGTACGCTGCATGACCGGCACAATGAGGCTGTCATCGGGCAGAGCCACGGCGATACCCAGGTTAATGTTGCGCTTCATGATGATATCGGCGCCCTTGATGCTGGCATTGGTGAGGGGAAACTCGCGGATGGCCTTGATGGTGGCGTAGGCGATCATGGGCGTGTAGGTGAGCTTGAACCCCTCCCGCTGGCGGAAGGCATCGCCGTGCCGGGCGCGTGCCTCGACGGCGCGGCTCATATCGCAGTCGGCGACCGAATAAACGTGGGCCGACGTGTCCAGCGATTGCCGCATGTGCTCGGCAATGCGCTGACGGACGCGCGACATGGGCACCACCTCGTCCACCAGGCCCTCACCCCGGCCTGGGACAGGGGTAGCTTGCGGCTCGCCGGCAGCG encodes the following:
- a CDS encoding 2-oxo acid dehydrogenase subunit E2, translated to VIARIGTEGEVPGKEVAGAPAEDRPKADAQPPSTAGPGAGSQPTVVPQPERQPQPPAPPTSRANGRFYSPLVRAIAKKEGLALDELGRIAGSGRQGRVTKTDLLAYLEARGKVAPLTAAGEPQATPVPGRGEGLVDEVVPMSRVRQRIAEHMRQSLDTSAHVYSVADCDMSRAVEARARHGDAFRQREGFKLTYTPMIAYATIKAIREFPLTNASIKGADIIMKRNINLGIAVALPDDSLIVPVMQRTEELNFLGVARSMSDLAQRARDGQLKPDEAVGSTFTITNFGVFGSIIGLPIINQPNVAILGVGAIKKEPVVMETAMGDSIVIRSMMMLSLGHDHRLVDGAYGARFLQRIIHYLETLDWEQEL